The Fortiea contorta PCC 7126 genome has a segment encoding these proteins:
- a CDS encoding FAD-dependent oxidoreductase, with amino-acid sequence MSQLSNTPESSTISRRTLLKWFGIGGVVGVTGYSRFNKPKPTVFQQDTLNLPRMLNQGKSVVVVGGGLAGLACAYELSQRGFIVTLLEKSPQLGGKIASWQIEAVGESFMMEHGFHGFFPQYYNLNSLVAEMEIKEHFQSLKSYAVVYRDTKYQPEVFRPSSSAFPWNIIDLAIASPNRLQWGINLVKLKHLQVFQAITGFQREKNYQRFDNISVADWVQEEFPRGLYDLYFLPFAKSSLNAPDTMSVGELMQFFHFYFFGNPEGLAFNGTKDDMGTSLVQPIARAIQNKKGKIITGANVGEISAINGKIDAVKYFIGNHQNLVNFAVKRNSIVSDAEVEYFGAADEVYAVKTGSEEAISLTCTHQGCTVQKAADGKFHCPCHGAVFTANGKVLKGPAQRDLSNFKIVQRRDEELQLVAANQETSSPTTITADYYVFATDVPGIQQLFKRLIGEENQKVRSQIENLSIADPFAVCRFWFDRDFIWEQSNFTSLSGYQLTDSITLYHRIQTQFIDWAKRTGGSVVELHAYCYKAKEFPTQEALLTTFEQELYEIVPELKQATILHRELVNQHNFSGYPPNSYAERPETISGIPNLIFAGDWVKMPFPCGLMERAVSSGLLAANEILFREGLQRRSILSVNPEGLLQI; translated from the coding sequence ATGAGTCAGTTATCAAACACACCAGAATCATCTACAATCTCTCGGCGGACGCTGCTAAAATGGTTTGGCATTGGTGGTGTCGTCGGAGTCACAGGATACTCTCGGTTCAATAAGCCAAAACCAACTGTTTTTCAACAAGATACCCTTAATTTACCACGGATGTTAAACCAAGGTAAAAGTGTTGTTGTTGTTGGTGGAGGATTGGCGGGTTTAGCATGTGCATATGAGTTGAGCCAGCGGGGTTTTATTGTGACACTTTTAGAAAAGTCACCCCAACTTGGCGGTAAAATTGCTAGTTGGCAAATTGAAGCCGTGGGCGAAAGTTTTATGATGGAACATGGCTTTCATGGCTTTTTTCCCCAATACTATAACTTGAATAGTTTAGTAGCAGAAATGGAGATAAAAGAGCATTTTCAATCATTAAAATCTTATGCAGTTGTTTACCGCGATACTAAATATCAACCGGAGGTATTTCGTCCTAGTAGTTCTGCCTTTCCTTGGAATATTATTGATTTAGCGATCGCTTCTCCTAACCGCTTACAATGGGGGATTAATTTAGTTAAGTTAAAACACTTACAAGTCTTCCAAGCAATTACTGGTTTTCAGCGAGAAAAAAATTATCAACGCTTCGATAATATCTCTGTGGCTGATTGGGTGCAAGAAGAATTTCCGCGCGGTTTATATGATTTATATTTTCTCCCTTTTGCTAAATCTAGCTTAAATGCACCAGATACAATGAGTGTCGGTGAATTGATGCAGTTCTTTCATTTTTATTTTTTTGGTAATCCAGAAGGACTAGCTTTTAATGGTACTAAAGATGATATGGGAACCAGTTTAGTACAGCCTATAGCTAGAGCCATTCAAAATAAAAAAGGGAAAATTATCACAGGCGCAAATGTGGGTGAAATTTCTGCGATAAATGGCAAGATTGATGCAGTCAAATATTTTATCGGTAATCATCAAAATCTCGTGAATTTTGCAGTGAAGCGCAACTCAATAGTCAGTGATGCAGAGGTAGAATATTTTGGTGCAGCCGATGAGGTTTATGCTGTGAAAACCGGGAGTGAAGAAGCGATTTCACTAACCTGTACCCACCAAGGTTGTACTGTGCAAAAAGCAGCCGATGGCAAATTTCATTGTCCTTGTCATGGGGCTGTGTTTACAGCAAATGGTAAAGTATTAAAAGGTCCAGCACAGCGAGATTTATCTAACTTTAAAATAGTGCAACGCCGAGATGAAGAGTTGCAGTTGGTAGCAGCAAATCAAGAAACATCATCACCAACAACAATCACCGCCGATTATTATGTATTTGCTACCGATGTACCAGGAATTCAGCAACTATTTAAACGCTTAATTGGAGAAGAAAATCAAAAAGTGCGATCGCAAATTGAAAACTTGAGCATTGCTGATCCATTTGCTGTGTGTCGCTTCTGGTTTGACCGTGATTTTATTTGGGAACAAAGTAATTTTACATCTTTATCTGGCTACCAGCTAACTGATAGTATTACCCTTTATCATCGCATTCAAACACAATTTATCGACTGGGCAAAACGCACCGGAGGAAGTGTAGTAGAACTGCACGCATACTGTTATAAAGCCAAAGAATTTCCTACCCAAGAAGCTCTATTAACCACATTTGAGCAAGAACTATATGAAATTGTTCCGGAATTAAAACAAGCAACCATATTGCATCGAGAATTAGTCAATCAACATAACTTTTCTGGATATCCACCCAACAGTTATGCAGAACGCCCAGAAACGATTAGTGGTATTCCTAACTTAATCTTTGCGGGAGATTGGGTAAAAATGCCTTTTCCCTGCGGCTTAATGGAACGCGCCGTTAGTAGTGGTTTATTAGCAGCCAACGAAATTTTGTTTCGGGAAGGACTACAAAGACGCTCAATTTTATCAGTCAATCCTGAAGGTTTACTACAAATCTAA
- a CDS encoding M3 family metallopeptidase translates to MSANVTTSENPLLKGTGLPPFAEIQPQQVVPAFEELLTELDQQLTALETNLQPTWSGLVAPLERLTERLYWSWGIVNHLMGVKNSPELRAAHETVQPQVVQFMNKLGQSQPIYNAFKALRNSDTWKTLDSAQQRIVIAAIRDAELSGVGLQGEARERFNHIQMQLAELSTKFSNHVLDATKAFSLTLTTKEEIDGLPQSLLSLAAQAARAEGAENATPEDGPWRITLDYPSYGPFLLHSTRRDLREQIYKAHITRATSGDLDNNPLIDRILELRQELSNLLGYGNFAQLSLASKMAPNVEAVEALLEELRLVSYGAAVQDLEALKAFAAEKGAPEAADLKHWDIGFWSERQREAKFAFTAEELRPYFPLPQVLDGLFGLVKRLFGVTVTSADGQAPVWHEDVRYFQIADETGAPIAYFYLDPYSRPAEKRGGAWMDVCINRSKIAENGATSVRLPVAYLICNQTPPVDGKPSLMTFYEVETLFHEFGHGLHHMLTKVDYTDAAGINNVEWDAVELPSQFMENWCYERPTLFGLAKHYETGEPLPEHYYQKLLAARNYMSGSAMLRQIHFSRVDLELHYRYQSGSSETPADVRHRIAKTTTVLPPLPEDGFLCAFGHVFEGGYAAGYYSYKWAEVLSADAFAAFEEAGLDDEEAIKATGKRYRDTVLALGGSKHPMEVFKTFRGREPSTSPLLRHNGLAAAV, encoded by the coding sequence ATGAGTGCAAATGTCACTACTTCCGAAAACCCCTTACTTAAGGGAACCGGCTTACCTCCTTTTGCAGAGATTCAACCACAGCAAGTAGTACCAGCCTTTGAGGAGCTGTTAACAGAACTAGACCAACAGCTTACCGCCTTGGAAACAAATCTACAGCCTACTTGGAGCGGTTTAGTAGCACCTCTAGAAAGGTTAACAGAAAGGCTGTATTGGAGTTGGGGTATAGTGAACCATTTAATGGGTGTGAAAAACAGTCCCGAACTGCGCGCAGCTCATGAAACTGTACAGCCACAGGTGGTGCAGTTTATGAATAAACTGGGTCAAAGTCAACCCATTTACAACGCCTTTAAAGCACTCCGCAATAGCGATACGTGGAAAACATTAGACTCAGCTCAACAGCGCATCGTCATCGCCGCAATCCGCGACGCTGAACTTTCTGGTGTCGGCTTACAAGGTGAAGCCAGGGAGCGTTTCAATCATATTCAAATGCAGTTAGCGGAACTTTCCACCAAGTTTTCCAACCATGTGTTGGATGCTACCAAAGCCTTTAGTTTAACTCTCACAACTAAAGAGGAAATTGACGGTTTACCCCAAAGCTTACTCAGTCTAGCCGCACAAGCCGCAAGAGCTGAGGGTGCAGAGAACGCCACACCAGAAGACGGCCCCTGGCGCATCACTTTAGATTACCCCAGCTATGGCCCTTTCTTGCTCCACAGCACCCGCCGGGATTTGCGAGAGCAGATATACAAAGCGCATATCACCCGTGCAACATCAGGTGATTTAGATAATAACCCGTTAATTGACCGCATTTTAGAGCTGCGCCAAGAACTCAGTAATTTACTTGGCTATGGGAATTTTGCTCAATTGAGCCTCGCTAGTAAGATGGCTCCTAACGTTGAAGCCGTGGAGGCGCTGTTAGAGGAATTGCGTCTTGTTAGTTATGGTGCAGCTGTGCAAGACTTGGAAGCACTCAAAGCTTTTGCAGCCGAAAAAGGAGCACCAGAAGCAGCAGATTTGAAACACTGGGATATCGGTTTTTGGTCAGAACGCCAGCGCGAAGCAAAATTTGCTTTCACTGCGGAAGAATTACGCCCTTATTTCCCTCTTCCCCAAGTTTTAGACGGCTTATTTGGTCTTGTGAAGCGGCTATTTGGTGTCACCGTCACCTCTGCAGATGGTCAAGCCCCAGTCTGGCACGAGGATGTGCGTTATTTCCAAATCGCCGATGAGACAGGCGCTCCCATTGCCTATTTTTACTTAGACCCCTACAGCCGTCCCGCAGAAAAACGTGGTGGCGCTTGGATGGATGTCTGCATTAATCGGAGTAAAATTGCGGAAAATGGCGCAACTAGTGTCCGTTTACCTGTAGCGTATTTGATTTGCAATCAAACACCTCCAGTTGATGGTAAGCCTAGTTTGATGACTTTCTATGAAGTAGAGACTTTGTTTCATGAGTTTGGTCATGGACTACACCACATGCTCACCAAAGTAGACTACACAGACGCTGCGGGTATTAATAATGTGGAATGGGATGCAGTAGAATTGCCTAGCCAATTTATGGAAAACTGGTGTTATGAGCGACCTACTTTGTTTGGACTCGCCAAGCATTATGAAACTGGGGAACCCCTACCTGAGCATTATTACCAAAAGCTGCTAGCAGCGCGTAATTATATGAGTGGTAGTGCGATGTTACGGCAAATTCACTTTAGCCGTGTGGATTTAGAGCTACACTATCGTTATCAATCTGGTAGCAGCGAAACTCCCGCAGATGTCCGTCATCGCATTGCCAAGACTACTACCGTTTTACCACCACTACCAGAAGATGGCTTTTTGTGTGCTTTTGGACATGTTTTTGAAGGTGGTTATGCGGCTGGGTACTATAGTTACAAGTGGGCGGAAGTACTGAGTGCCGATGCTTTTGCTGCTTTTGAGGAAGCAGGGCTAGATGATGAAGAAGCAATAAAAGCTACAGGTAAGCGCTACCGTGATACGGTCTTGGCTCTCGGTGGAAGTAAGCACCCAATGGAAGTATTTAAAACCTTCCGGGGTCGGGAACCTAGTACTAGTCCGCTACTCAGACACAATGGTTTAGCAGCTGCTGTGTAA
- a CDS encoding DMT family transporter, translated as MLISWLYLFAAVIFEVSGTTCMKLSQGFTKPSFSVLIFVFYGLSLTFLTFCLKRLEISVTYSVWAGLGTTLIAIIGIVWFRESTTVIKLTSISLIIMGVIGLNSGK; from the coding sequence ATGTTAATCAGTTGGCTATATCTCTTCGCAGCAGTCATTTTTGAAGTTTCCGGCACAACTTGCATGAAATTGTCGCAAGGTTTCACTAAACCTAGCTTTTCGGTCTTGATATTTGTATTTTATGGACTTTCTCTAACTTTTTTAACATTTTGCCTCAAAAGACTGGAAATTAGTGTGACTTATTCTGTTTGGGCTGGGTTGGGAACTACCTTAATTGCAATAATTGGCATTGTCTGGTTTCGGGAATCTACTACTGTGATTAAACTGACATCAATTTCCTTAATAATTATGGGGGTAATTGGTTTAAACTCGGGTAAATAA
- a CDS encoding ABC transporter permease, protein MKYWCQTIAVTQRILIELLRRRRSLIFWSIFPISVLIFSGFILSERAKLPLTDAFSYAAPSTLVGAALFFSCLGGSVSTVVAEREQRTLKRLFISPLSGISYFLGIFLAHSCIGIGQTILVYSIAAFWGATFNGSIFLGLTIIFLSIISYVGLGFILGTQLARRIEDVNALVAAFGVPLLILGGAFLPASLFPPTLINIAQYNPIYHMNEAFVAVSAKGDEIDKIASHFWFLLVFAIVMVGGGWLSYQRMLIVERRL, encoded by the coding sequence ATGAAATATTGGTGTCAAACTATAGCCGTAACTCAGCGCATTTTAATTGAACTATTACGCCGCCGTCGCAGCTTAATTTTTTGGAGTATTTTTCCAATTTCAGTTTTAATTTTCAGCGGATTTATATTATCAGAAAGGGCAAAACTACCGCTCACTGACGCCTTTTCATATGCTGCGCCTTCAACATTAGTAGGTGCAGCTTTATTTTTTAGCTGCTTGGGTGGGAGCGTCTCCACAGTAGTTGCAGAAAGAGAACAACGAACCCTCAAACGCCTTTTTATTTCTCCCTTAAGTGGTATATCCTATTTTTTAGGAATTTTTTTAGCACATAGTTGTATCGGCATTGGACAGACAATATTAGTTTATAGTATTGCAGCTTTTTGGGGTGCTACTTTTAACGGTTCTATTTTCTTAGGACTGACAATAATCTTCTTAAGTATCATTTCTTATGTTGGTTTAGGGTTTATTTTAGGTACACAATTAGCTCGCCGAATAGAAGACGTTAACGCTTTAGTCGCAGCTTTTGGTGTACCTTTATTAATTCTTGGCGGAGCATTTCTACCCGCTTCCTTGTTTCCTCCAACCCTCATTAATATTGCTCAATATAACCCTATTTATCATATGAATGAAGCTTTTGTTGCTGTTTCAGCTAAAGGAGATGAAATTGATAAAATTGCATCACATTTTTGGTTTTTATTAGTGTTTGCTATAGTGATGGTTGGTGGTGGGTGGTTATC